One stretch of Sulfolobales archaeon DNA includes these proteins:
- a CDS encoding ABC transporter substrate-binding protein, with the protein MGRGISRVVLVSTLVVLIVIASIAYYMLVFQRPAQPLQQTMQITSFLTTTPLATSPASPMPKKDTLRVAIGVDIDTLDPHGQTTGAVINILRHVYETLLWFDDDGKKVIPWLAERWEVSPDGLVYTFYLRKGVRFHDGSEFNATVVKANIDRWIDPTVRVPARAQLGPVKAAEVVDAYTVRIYLSKPYAPFLTVLASFPMITSLNVIKKFGNQTITEVIGTGPYKFVSWEKGKRVVLERNDDYWGPKPPIKRIEWLIIPEASTRLAALLAGDVDFAFNLPPPDLDRIKNDPRFEVLTPLTDRVIFIAILPKGPLKDPRVRQAFNYAVDKEAIVNNILYGLALPADSVVPPHHFGYVKVGPYQYDPQRARKLLEEAGFPFDRKLILLHPTGRYLQDKQVAEAVQAYLSRIGVQVELRTMDWPSFVATITKPLDQKDYDLLLLGWGAAAPDAHFILFNQFHSSQAPPRGLAAAHYNNSVVDELLEKAIVETDPQKRLELYRQAIEIIWKDAPWIFLYTQKSFAAKTKDLSGIMVHFGENFYFVKAYYR; encoded by the coding sequence ATGGGTAGGGGGATTTCAAGGGTTGTTCTTGTATCTACATTAGTGGTCTTAATAGTAATAGCTAGCATAGCATATTATATGCTAGTGTTTCAAAGACCAGCACAACCTCTGCAACAGACAATGCAGATAACATCATTTCTAACCACAACACCTCTAGCCACCTCTCCAGCATCACCAATGCCTAAGAAGGATACTCTAAGAGTAGCTATAGGGGTTGACATAGATACTCTAGATCCCCATGGACAAACAACTGGGGCTGTTATTAATATATTGAGGCATGTATATGAAACGCTGCTCTGGTTCGATGATGATGGTAAAAAGGTGATTCCATGGCTTGCCGAGAGGTGGGAGGTATCGCCAGATGGGTTGGTATATACATTCTACCTTAGAAAGGGCGTTAGATTCCACGATGGCTCTGAGTTCAATGCAACTGTTGTGAAGGCTAATATAGATAGATGGATAGACCCAACTGTGAGGGTTCCAGCGAGAGCCCAACTTGGACCTGTAAAAGCGGCTGAGGTTGTTGATGCCTATACAGTTAGGATATATCTTTCAAAGCCCTATGCACCATTTCTAACTGTCCTGGCAAGTTTTCCCATGATCACGAGTTTAAATGTTATTAAGAAGTTTGGTAATCAGACTATAACTGAGGTTATAGGTACTGGGCCATATAAGTTCGTCTCTTGGGAGAAGGGTAAGAGGGTTGTTCTGGAGAGGAACGATGATTATTGGGGGCCTAAGCCACCTATAAAGAGGATCGAGTGGCTAATAATACCAGAAGCATCTACAAGGCTAGCAGCACTATTAGCAGGCGATGTAGACTTCGCATTTAATCTGCCACCGCCAGATCTAGATAGGATTAAGAATGATCCTAGATTCGAGGTGCTGACACCCCTAACCGATAGGGTTATCTTCATAGCTATCCTGCCTAAGGGGCCTCTCAAGGATCCTAGGGTTAGGCAGGCCTTCAACTATGCTGTTGATAAAGAGGCTATTGTTAACAATATATTATATGGGCTCGCGCTGCCAGCTGATTCTGTGGTTCCACCTCATCATTTTGGCTATGTTAAGGTGGGGCCCTATCAATATGATCCTCAGAGGGCTAGGAAGCTTCTTGAGGAGGCTGGTTTTCCATTCGATAGGAAATTGATCCTTCTGCACCCTACTGGGAGGTATCTCCAGGATAAGCAGGTTGCAGAGGCTGTGCAGGCATATCTCTCGAGGATAGGTGTTCAGGTTGAGCTTAGAACGATGGATTGGCCTAGCTTCGTTGCAACAATAACAAAGCCCTTAGATCAGAAGGACTACGACCTACTACTACTAGGATGGGGAGCCGCTGCTCCCGATGCTCACTTCATACTATTTAACCAGTTCCACTCATCACAAGCACCCCCAAGAGGGCTTGCCGCTGCGCATTATAACAACTCAGTAGTTGACGAGCTTCTCGAGAAAGCTATTGTTGAAACAGATCCTCAGAAGAGGCTCGAATTGTATAGGCAAGCCATCGAGATTATATGGAAAGATGCTCCATGGATATTCCTCTATACGCAGAAGAGCTTCGCAGCCAAGACTAAGGATCTATCTGGCATAATGGTTCACTTTGGCGAGAACTTCTACTTCGTAAAAGCATACTATAGATAG
- a CDS encoding membrane dipeptidase: MGSGKRYGGYKSYSWLEAGRDYRVFKLAKEVGRVPSKVVELSKAEEEMVEEIMSKNIVISLHDHTFVWPENPGEFIEYARNSRWWIGYEGLAISGLDGVFEGMLDGVALMRSTDPWDWDNVIHQIGMIQADIDHQDLVFVARKASDFEKAFREGRIAMVIHLEGTPNIREDLSRVDILYGLGVRCMGIAYSRGNEFGSGLADRVDRGLTDLGYELVRRMNKLGMLIDLAHAGDKTSLDVIEASKDPVVITHAGARALWPSRRMKPDEVIQALAEKGGVFGIEAAPHTTITRNNPRHSIESVMEHFQYIEKLVGIDHVAFGPDTLFGDHVALHRVFREYLALTSIEENLPPFPRVEYVDGLENPSEFRNIVRWLVKHGYSDQEIAKVIGGNILRVVKRVWGE; this comes from the coding sequence ATGGGCTCGGGCAAGAGGTATGGTGGGTATAAATCATACTCATGGCTAGAGGCTGGGAGGGATTATAGGGTTTTCAAACTGGCTAAGGAAGTGGGTAGGGTGCCTTCTAAGGTTGTGGAGCTGAGCAAGGCTGAGGAGGAAATGGTTGAGGAGATCATGAGTAAGAATATAGTTATCTCACTTCATGATCATACCTTTGTATGGCCTGAAAACCCCGGGGAGTTTATAGAATATGCTAGGAATAGCAGGTGGTGGATCGGCTATGAAGGGCTAGCCATATCAGGTCTAGACGGGGTTTTCGAAGGGATGTTAGATGGTGTTGCACTCATGAGATCCACTGATCCCTGGGATTGGGATAATGTGATTCATCAGATCGGTATGATCCAGGCTGATATTGATCACCAGGATCTTGTGTTTGTTGCTAGAAAGGCTAGTGATTTTGAGAAAGCATTTAGAGAGGGTAGGATTGCTATGGTTATCCATCTTGAGGGGACTCCAAATATTAGGGAGGATCTCTCTAGGGTTGATATCCTCTATGGTCTTGGTGTTAGGTGTATGGGTATAGCCTATAGTAGGGGTAATGAGTTTGGCTCTGGCCTTGCGGATAGGGTTGATAGGGGCTTAACTGATCTTGGGTATGAGCTTGTTAGGAGGATGAATAAGCTTGGAATGCTAATAGATCTTGCACATGCTGGTGATAAAACCAGCTTGGATGTTATAGAGGCCTCCAAGGACCCCGTGGTGATCACCCATGCAGGTGCTAGAGCACTATGGCCTTCTAGGAGGATGAAGCCTGACGAGGTTATCCAGGCATTGGCTGAGAAGGGCGGTGTCTTCGGTATAGAGGCTGCGCCGCATACAACTATAACTAGGAATAATCCTAGGCATTCTATAGAGAGTGTTATGGAGCACTTCCAATATATAGAGAAGCTAGTGGGAATAGATCATGTTGCCTTCGGCCCAGACACATTATTCGGAGATCACGTGGCACTCCATAGGGTATTTAGAGAATATCTAGCACTTACAAGCATAGAGGAGAACCTACCGCCATTCCCAAGGGTGGAATATGTAGATGGGCTTGAAAACCCCTCAGAATTTAGAAATATAGTTAGATGGCTTGTAAAGCATGGATACTCAGATCAGGAAATAGCAAAGGTCATTGGTGGGAACATACTGAGGGTTGTTAAAAGGGTATGGGGAGAATAG